Proteins co-encoded in one Pedosphaera parvula Ellin514 genomic window:
- the tig gene encoding trigger factor gives MNVTVENLAPCKKLVRVEVESPEVDKAFDSMIKDFQRQAALPGFRPGKAPRDMVVKRYEKDIQDEVKRKLIPDAYRKAIEEQKLEVVGAPDIEEIQFSRGQALQFAATIETAPEFELPEYKGIPAKRETTQVTDADVERAINMLRERQTNFNTVERAAQAGDVAVVNYTGTTDGKPLTEVAPTAKGLTEQKGFWINIDKNSFIPGFADQLIGAKAGDKRTVNVDFPADFVTPQLANKKGVYEVEVVEVKEKILPAVDDAFAKTYGAESLEKLREGVRKDLENELTYKKTRSVRNQLVEELLKRVSFELPESSVNNETRNVVYNIVQENQQRGIPKEVIEQQKDQIYSAANDSAKTRVKAAFIFQKIAEKEGIKVSQEEVAQRVHQMASTYQVPVEKFVKDLQQRNGIVEIYDQIANEKVLDFVQQNAKIEDVAPEPAPAANPA, from the coding sequence GTGAACGTTACAGTTGAAAATTTAGCCCCATGCAAAAAGTTGGTTAGGGTGGAAGTCGAATCGCCGGAAGTTGACAAGGCGTTTGATTCCATGATCAAGGATTTCCAACGTCAGGCCGCGCTGCCAGGCTTTCGTCCGGGCAAAGCTCCCCGCGACATGGTCGTGAAGCGCTACGAGAAGGACATCCAGGACGAAGTCAAAAGGAAGCTCATCCCCGATGCCTACCGCAAAGCCATTGAAGAGCAAAAGCTCGAAGTAGTGGGCGCTCCGGACATCGAAGAGATCCAGTTCTCTCGCGGCCAGGCCCTCCAATTTGCCGCCACCATCGAGACCGCACCCGAATTCGAACTGCCCGAATACAAAGGCATCCCCGCGAAGCGCGAAACCACTCAGGTCACCGATGCAGACGTCGAACGCGCCATCAACATGCTCCGCGAACGTCAGACCAATTTCAACACCGTCGAGCGCGCGGCCCAGGCCGGCGATGTGGCCGTGGTCAATTACACCGGCACCACCGATGGCAAACCGCTGACTGAAGTCGCTCCCACTGCCAAAGGCCTTACGGAACAAAAGGGTTTCTGGATCAACATCGATAAGAACTCCTTCATCCCTGGCTTCGCCGATCAATTGATTGGCGCCAAGGCTGGCGATAAGCGCACGGTCAACGTCGATTTCCCTGCCGATTTCGTCACTCCTCAACTCGCCAATAAGAAAGGCGTTTACGAGGTCGAAGTCGTCGAAGTAAAAGAGAAGATTTTGCCAGCCGTCGATGACGCCTTCGCCAAGACTTACGGTGCCGAAAGCCTCGAGAAACTCCGCGAGGGCGTTCGCAAAGACTTGGAAAACGAGCTCACCTACAAGAAAACCCGCAGCGTTCGCAACCAATTGGTTGAAGAATTGCTCAAGCGCGTTTCCTTCGAACTGCCTGAATCTTCCGTCAATAATGAAACCCGCAATGTGGTTTACAATATTGTTCAGGAAAACCAGCAGCGCGGCATTCCCAAGGAAGTCATCGAACAGCAGAAGGATCAAATCTATTCTGCCGCCAATGACAGTGCCAAGACCCGCGTAAAAGCCGCCTTCATCTTCCAGAAAATCGCCGAGAAGGAAGGCATCAAAGTTTCCCAGGAGGAAGTCGCTCAACGGGTTCATCAGATGGCCTCCACCTACCAGGTTCCGGTCGAGAAGTTCGTCAAGGACTTGCAGCAACGCAATGGCATCGTTGAAATCTACGACCAGATTGCCAATGAAAAGGTTCTCGATTTCGTCCAGCAAAACGCGAAGATCGAAGACGTCGCCCCTGAGCCTGCTCCAGCAGCGAACCCGGCTTAA
- the mutL gene encoding DNA mismatch repair endonuclease MutL has product MNRIRLLSDQVANQIAAGEVVERPASVVKELVENALDAGASRVTVEIQAGGRSLVRVTDDGSGMSRDDALLCLERHATSKIQRAEDLAAIATMGFRGEALPSIASVSRFTLTTRERDGGSPEGTQIVVVGGKIMEVKAAGSATGTSVEVRQIFFNLPARRKFLRSEETESAHIQHYLTLAALAYPEVAFTFSKDARLIWQWPAVNAGKDAASRINGLRERMRAIHGSEQKLLPVDFSVELAEPVEVDENDLAVSMLREQPKNTFRVWGLMGAPGVSRSTREDQNLFVNRRPVENRGLNFALIEGYHTALMKGRFPVCCLFLEINPAAVDVNIHPSKREVKFHQEMQVRRLVTQAVRQTLLKFHTTGNDGAPARGVEHSSELTRSVGVAAPAAAIAKAPEMPRTEELLQRSNLVAPASAGGVANKAPLWEARTPIEPARPVMPASSQLPIASLAVQPSATSVASQLSAGPVPLLNVPLRVVGVVGRLYVVLESDRGLVLLDQHAAHERILFEQMLNRLEGQGSAASQKLLLPETVELSVRDAQFLRGQLAELTRLGVGLSEFGERTFLLDALPPFVRASDPRRFVLELVDELKSAGEEVNSLRLGEHTIAKTVCRHAVKANDPLGGPELENLVNDLRHCAMPYTCPHGRPTLIEMNYRELEKKFGRSQ; this is encoded by the coding sequence ATGAATCGCATCCGACTATTATCAGACCAGGTGGCGAACCAGATCGCTGCGGGCGAGGTGGTGGAACGTCCGGCGAGCGTGGTGAAGGAGCTGGTGGAGAATGCGCTGGATGCCGGGGCATCGCGGGTGACGGTGGAAATACAGGCGGGCGGGCGGAGCCTGGTGCGGGTGACGGACGATGGGAGCGGGATGAGCCGGGATGACGCGTTGCTGTGCCTGGAGCGGCATGCGACGAGCAAGATTCAGCGGGCGGAGGATCTGGCGGCGATTGCGACGATGGGTTTTCGCGGGGAGGCGTTGCCGAGCATTGCAAGCGTGAGCCGGTTCACTTTGACGACGCGGGAGCGCGACGGGGGTTCGCCCGAGGGAACGCAGATCGTGGTGGTGGGTGGCAAGATCATGGAGGTGAAGGCGGCGGGCAGCGCGACGGGAACGAGCGTGGAGGTGCGGCAGATATTTTTTAATTTGCCGGCGCGTAGAAAATTTTTGCGGAGTGAAGAGACGGAGTCGGCGCATATCCAGCATTATTTGACGTTGGCGGCGCTGGCGTATCCGGAGGTGGCGTTCACGTTTTCGAAGGATGCACGGTTGATCTGGCAATGGCCGGCGGTTAATGCGGGCAAAGATGCGGCGTCGCGGATTAATGGATTGCGCGAGCGGATGCGGGCGATTCATGGGAGTGAGCAGAAGCTGCTGCCGGTGGATTTCAGCGTGGAACTGGCCGAGCCGGTGGAGGTGGATGAGAACGATCTGGCGGTGTCGATGTTGCGGGAGCAACCGAAGAATACTTTCCGAGTGTGGGGATTGATGGGAGCGCCGGGGGTGTCGCGGTCGACGCGGGAGGATCAGAATTTATTTGTGAATCGGCGTCCGGTGGAGAATCGCGGGCTAAACTTTGCGTTGATTGAGGGCTATCACACGGCGTTGATGAAGGGACGATTCCCGGTGTGTTGCCTGTTCCTGGAGATTAATCCGGCAGCGGTGGATGTGAACATTCATCCGTCGAAGCGCGAGGTGAAGTTTCATCAGGAGATGCAGGTGCGGCGATTGGTGACGCAGGCGGTGAGGCAGACATTGTTGAAGTTTCATACGACGGGAAATGATGGCGCGCCAGCGAGGGGAGTTGAACACTCAAGCGAGTTGACGAGGAGTGTCGGGGTGGCTGCGCCAGCAGCAGCGATTGCAAAAGCTCCAGAAATGCCAAGGACGGAAGAGTTGTTGCAACGATCGAACCTGGTTGCGCCGGCGAGTGCGGGTGGGGTCGCGAACAAAGCGCCGTTGTGGGAGGCGAGGACACCGATTGAGCCAGCGCGGCCGGTGATGCCGGCGAGTTCGCAATTGCCGATTGCCAGCCTGGCCGTGCAACCGAGTGCGACGAGTGTTGCGAGTCAGTTATCAGCGGGACCAGTGCCGTTGTTGAATGTGCCATTGCGGGTGGTGGGCGTGGTTGGAAGATTGTACGTGGTGCTGGAATCCGATCGCGGGTTGGTGTTGCTGGATCAACACGCGGCACATGAGAGGATTTTGTTCGAGCAGATGCTGAACCGCCTGGAGGGGCAGGGGAGTGCGGCGTCGCAAAAGCTCTTGTTGCCGGAGACGGTGGAGTTATCGGTGCGGGACGCGCAGTTTTTGCGGGGGCAATTGGCGGAGTTGACACGCCTGGGGGTCGGGCTGAGTGAGTTTGGTGAGCGGACATTTCTGCTGGATGCGCTGCCGCCGTTTGTAAGAGCGAGCGATCCGCGCCGGTTTGTTTTGGAACTGGTGGATGAATTGAAGTCGGCAGGGGAGGAAGTGAACAGCCTGCGCTTGGGCGAGCATACCATTGCCAAAACGGTTTGCCGACATGCGGTGAAGGCAAATGATCCATTGGGCGGACCTGAGTTGGAGAATTTGGTTAACGATTTGCGGCATTGTGCCATGCCTTATACATGTCCGCATGGACGGCCGACGCTCATTGAAATGAATTATCGGGAGCTCGAAAAGAAGTTCGGGCGCAGCCAATAA
- a CDS encoding tautomerase family protein, whose amino-acid sequence MPFARIDLIKGKTAEYRKALADVVYKGIVDILKAPDGDRFIVIGEHSPDNLIYDPKFLGCDRSPNFLLIQVTSTVGDNKESKLAFFRYIADELKSKLSVRPDDIMINMVFVDRSDWSFGNGEPWV is encoded by the coding sequence ATGCCGTTTGCACGTATTGATCTAATTAAAGGAAAAACCGCCGAGTATCGCAAGGCCTTGGCCGACGTCGTGTATAAGGGAATTGTCGATATACTCAAGGCGCCGGATGGCGACCGATTCATAGTCATCGGCGAGCATTCACCAGATAACTTAATCTACGACCCCAAGTTCCTCGGTTGCGATCGATCGCCTAACTTCCTCCTGATCCAAGTGACCAGCACTGTCGGAGATAATAAAGAGTCAAAGCTTGCCTTCTTCCGATATATCGCCGACGAACTGAAGAGCAAACTATCCGTCCGTCCTGATGACATCATGATCAACATGGTCTTCGTTGACCGCTCGGATTGGTCATTTGGCAATGGCGAACCGTGGGTATAG
- a CDS encoding WD40/YVTN/BNR-like repeat-containing protein: MKPKDLFDHPSLSSSRQVILCLLKMTCCVVTMVAATSNGLAQVWQATGAPNKQWLVALACSADGVKLVAAVAGNPGIYCSTNAGQSWLASGAPSNSWTSVASSADGNQLIASAAIIVDPTRGGDHGDLIYISTNSGASWRPTSAQSNQWSSVASSGDGKTLVAAAAYNNRATSRGLIYVSTNSGTNWRASDAPADRWYSVACSADGTRQVAGGTGIFTSTNSGSTWQSNNIAWDFPAGASPMWYSVASSADGSTLLAIRLLTTYSTAGSVDRVYVSTNYGTTWASTDFPRGAGGYVATSGNGDTLIVSMGYIYTSTNSGVTWSQNNVPGQTYGWIASSADGNRLILALSADAFSLPNSIYTRYSPPKPRLKLKAVGSGLGISWTVPATNMVLQRSSSLNAAGWETIADAFTLNPKTLQEQFILSATNGWGFYRLATP; encoded by the coding sequence ATGAAACCCAAGGATCTTTTCGATCATCCATCGCTGTCCAGTTCACGGCAGGTTATTCTCTGTCTGTTAAAAATGACCTGTTGTGTTGTGACGATGGTCGCAGCCACCAGCAATGGACTTGCGCAGGTATGGCAGGCGACAGGCGCACCCAACAAACAGTGGCTCGTCGCGTTGGCATGTTCCGCCGACGGGGTGAAACTGGTGGCAGCGGTGGCTGGAAATCCGGGAATCTATTGCTCGACGAATGCAGGGCAATCATGGTTGGCTTCTGGAGCGCCGTCAAACAGCTGGACCTCCGTGGCATCGTCTGCCGATGGCAACCAGTTGATCGCATCAGCAGCTATCATTGTCGATCCCACTAGAGGTGGCGATCACGGCGACTTAATTTACATCTCGACCAATTCGGGAGCAAGCTGGAGGCCAACCAGCGCGCAGAGTAATCAGTGGAGCAGTGTAGCTTCTTCAGGCGATGGCAAAACACTCGTTGCCGCTGCTGCCTATAATAACCGCGCCACGTCGCGGGGCCTGATTTATGTCTCGACCAATTCGGGTACAAACTGGAGGGCATCCGATGCGCCGGCCGATCGCTGGTACTCCGTGGCTTGCTCGGCGGATGGAACCCGGCAGGTGGCAGGGGGCACTGGAATTTTCACTTCCACCAATTCAGGTTCCACGTGGCAATCGAATAATATCGCCTGGGATTTCCCGGCAGGGGCTTCGCCAATGTGGTATTCCGTTGCCTCTTCGGCGGATGGATCCACGCTGCTGGCGATACGTCTACTCACTACATACAGCACTGCCGGCAGTGTTGATCGCGTTTACGTTTCCACCAATTATGGAACCACCTGGGCATCGACTGATTTTCCGAGGGGTGCCGGCGGTTATGTTGCCACCTCGGGGAATGGAGACACATTGATCGTGTCGATGGGTTACATCTACACCTCGACTAATTCGGGAGTCACGTGGAGCCAGAACAATGTCCCTGGCCAAACATACGGATGGATAGCTTCATCGGCTGATGGGAACAGATTGATTCTGGCACTCAGTGCGGACGCCTTTAGTCTGCCCAATTCCATTTACACCCGTTATTCGCCACCCAAACCACGATTGAAGCTCAAAGCTGTCGGATCTGGTCTGGGAATATCGTGGACTGTTCCCGCGACGAATATGGTTCTGCAACGGAGTTCCAGTTTGAACGCGGCAGGGTGGGAAACGATCGCTGATGCATTTACGCTCAACCCGAAAACCCTACAAGAACAATTCATTCTTTCAGCGACCAATGGCTGGGGATTTTATCGTTTGGCGACACCTTAA
- a CDS encoding S46 family peptidase: MKRLLLALLSLALVFAANADEGMWLFNQPPREILQSRFQFAPSDAWLEHLQKSSVRFNSGGSGSFVSADGLLISNHHVGADALQKLSTQEKNFLRDGFHAQSFAEEIKCLDLELNVLDSIEDVTSRVNAAIPKAVDASTAFLARRKIIAEIEKESQDKTSMRSDVVTLWQGGAYHLYRYKRFTDVRLVFAPEQQIAFYGGDPDNFEFPRYDLDICLFRAYENGKPATVTNFLRFSASGPKDGDLVFVSGHPGHTSRLLTMSELEGLRDETMPFNLSTLKRLEVLLGNWSARNDENARRARKLLFSAQNARKANDGRLAGLLDPDLMNPKSKAESDFKTKLVGQSQYADALAAYDKITEATKILMAQSRRHALLEGGQAFNCDSFRIARTLLRAGEERPKPNGERLREFSESGKTSLEIALFSEKPIYTDLEILTLSDSLTFLATQFGANDPLVKKVLAGKSPRDRAVELITGTKVRDVAFRKHLYEGSAAAVTAAHDPMIELARLVDPDARALRKVAEEQDEIKQQAHAAISRARNALLGTSGYPDATFTLRLSFGTVKGYEEDKKTVLPFTTLGGLYARAKEMKNRPPFDLPILWEKRKSHLNLKTPFNFVSTCDIIGGNSGSPVVNRAGEFIGIIFDGNLQSLPWDYAYNDKQGRAVSVDSAAILEALNNVYGARELAGELLKGRRIQ, from the coding sequence CTTGCCCTGTTGTCTCTCGCACTAGTCTTCGCGGCAAATGCCGATGAAGGAATGTGGCTTTTCAATCAACCACCTCGTGAAATCCTGCAATCACGCTTTCAGTTCGCTCCCAGCGATGCCTGGTTGGAGCACCTGCAAAAATCTTCGGTCCGCTTCAACTCTGGCGGCTCCGGCAGTTTCGTCAGTGCGGATGGGTTGCTGATTTCCAATCATCATGTTGGTGCGGACGCCTTGCAAAAACTAAGCACGCAGGAGAAGAACTTCCTGCGCGATGGCTTTCACGCACAATCCTTTGCAGAGGAGATAAAATGCCTGGACCTGGAACTCAATGTTCTGGATTCCATTGAAGATGTGACCAGTCGTGTTAACGCTGCCATACCAAAGGCAGTTGATGCCTCAACAGCCTTTCTAGCAAGGCGCAAGATCATTGCCGAAATCGAAAAGGAATCTCAGGATAAAACCAGCATGCGCTCGGACGTTGTCACCCTCTGGCAGGGCGGCGCTTATCATCTTTACCGCTACAAGCGCTTTACCGACGTGCGACTGGTGTTTGCGCCTGAACAACAGATCGCTTTCTATGGTGGCGATCCTGACAATTTTGAATTTCCTCGCTACGACCTCGATATCTGCCTCTTCCGCGCCTACGAAAATGGCAAGCCAGCCACGGTCACAAACTTTCTCAGATTTTCTGCCTCCGGCCCCAAGGATGGCGATTTGGTCTTTGTCTCCGGCCACCCGGGACACACCAGTCGCCTGCTCACGATGTCGGAGTTGGAAGGGCTTCGCGATGAAACCATGCCTTTCAATCTCAGCACTCTCAAACGTCTGGAGGTCCTGCTTGGCAATTGGAGTGCGCGCAACGATGAAAATGCCCGCCGCGCAAGGAAACTCCTCTTTAGCGCTCAAAACGCACGCAAGGCCAATGACGGACGCCTCGCCGGTCTGCTTGATCCGGATTTAATGAATCCGAAGTCAAAGGCCGAATCTGATTTTAAGACCAAGCTCGTTGGCCAGTCTCAATATGCAGATGCGCTCGCGGCATATGACAAAATAACCGAAGCTACCAAAATCCTCATGGCTCAGTCCCGACGACACGCGTTGCTCGAAGGCGGCCAGGCATTTAACTGTGACAGCTTCCGCATCGCCCGCACCTTGTTGCGTGCAGGTGAGGAACGTCCCAAGCCCAATGGTGAACGCCTCCGCGAATTTTCCGAATCGGGCAAAACGTCTCTGGAAATTGCGCTGTTTTCTGAAAAGCCAATTTACACCGATCTGGAGATTCTCACTCTTTCCGACTCGCTCACATTCCTCGCAACCCAATTTGGCGCGAATGATCCGCTTGTGAAAAAAGTTTTGGCTGGCAAATCACCGCGAGATCGTGCTGTGGAGTTGATCACTGGCACCAAAGTGCGCGACGTCGCTTTTCGCAAGCACCTCTATGAAGGAAGTGCAGCCGCAGTTACCGCAGCTCATGATCCCATGATCGAACTGGCTCGCCTGGTCGATCCTGACGCTCGCGCATTGCGCAAGGTTGCGGAGGAGCAGGACGAGATCAAGCAGCAGGCGCATGCTGCCATTTCACGGGCCCGCAACGCATTGCTGGGCACTTCCGGCTATCCCGATGCCACATTCACTCTGCGCCTCTCCTTCGGCACCGTGAAAGGTTATGAAGAAGATAAAAAGACGGTGCTTCCCTTCACCACCTTGGGAGGACTCTACGCTCGCGCAAAGGAGATGAAGAATCGTCCGCCATTCGACTTGCCAATCCTCTGGGAAAAACGCAAATCACATCTAAACTTGAAAACTCCCTTTAATTTTGTGAGCACTTGCGACATCATCGGTGGAAACTCCGGCAGCCCCGTGGTCAACCGCGCAGGTGAATTTATTGGCATTATCTTTGACGGCAACTTGCAAAGCTTGCCCTGGGATTACGCATATAACGACAAGCAAGGACGTGCTGTGTCCGTCGATTCCGCCGCCATCCTTGAAGCGCTGAACAACGTCTACGGCGCCAGGGAACTGGCGGGCGAACTGCTAAAAGGACGGCGCATTCAGTAA
- a CDS encoding sensor histidine kinase codes for MMTLESCPIFSQLKPGELKVLEQAAQVRGFKANEDIFREGDTGDGVYVVRRGLVQITGLITLNDRHAFSKVGPGEMFGEMAVLENKPRSASATALEETEVYFIPREAMLALVENSPLLSMGLLREISNRLREFNRQYVSEVLQRERLALVGRFARTIVHDLKNPLNIIGLSAEMAGMEKATPEGRHLAKQRISKQVERISELVNEILEFTQGSHVSFVLAQTPYDVFVQILLEEIRPEIEIKSVTIELENAPPAIRLLLNPKRLRRVFYNLIHNATDAMPDGGRITLRFRVSEEEVITEIEDTGPGIATEIADRLFDAFATFGKAHGTGLGLSISKKIVEDHRGRISARNEPGRGAVFSFALPVPAGEHEEAVIGR; via the coding sequence ATGATGACGCTTGAATCATGCCCGATCTTCAGCCAGTTGAAGCCTGGTGAGTTGAAGGTTTTGGAGCAGGCGGCGCAGGTGCGCGGGTTTAAGGCGAATGAGGATATTTTCCGGGAAGGGGACACGGGGGATGGCGTGTATGTGGTGAGGCGGGGTTTGGTGCAGATTACGGGGTTGATCACGTTGAATGATCGGCATGCTTTTTCCAAGGTGGGGCCGGGCGAGATGTTCGGGGAGATGGCGGTGTTGGAGAATAAGCCGAGGTCGGCGAGTGCGACGGCTTTGGAGGAGACGGAGGTTTATTTTATTCCGCGTGAAGCGATGCTGGCATTGGTGGAGAATTCGCCGCTGCTATCGATGGGATTGTTGCGGGAGATCAGCAATCGGTTGCGGGAATTTAATCGTCAATATGTGAGCGAGGTGTTGCAGCGGGAGCGGTTGGCGTTGGTGGGGCGGTTCGCGCGGACGATAGTGCATGATTTGAAGAATCCATTGAACATCATCGGGCTCAGCGCGGAGATGGCAGGGATGGAAAAGGCGACGCCGGAGGGGAGGCATTTGGCGAAGCAACGGATTTCGAAGCAGGTGGAGCGGATCAGTGAGTTGGTGAACGAGATTTTGGAGTTTACGCAGGGGTCGCATGTCAGTTTCGTCCTGGCGCAGACGCCTTACGACGTTTTCGTGCAAATATTGCTGGAAGAGATCCGGCCGGAGATTGAGATCAAGTCGGTGACGATCGAGCTGGAGAATGCACCGCCGGCGATCAGGCTGTTATTGAATCCGAAGCGGTTGCGGCGGGTGTTTTATAATTTGATTCATAATGCGACGGATGCGATGCCTGACGGGGGGAGGATCACGTTGCGCTTTCGAGTGTCGGAAGAGGAAGTGATTACGGAGATTGAAGATACGGGGCCGGGTATTGCGACGGAGATTGCGGATCGGTTGTTCGATGCGTTTGCGACGTTTGGCAAGGCGCATGGGACGGGCTTGGGTTTGTCGATCAGCAAAAAGATTGTGGAGGATCATCGGGGACGAATTTCCGCGCGGAATGAGCCGGGGCGCGGGGCGGTGTTTTCATTCGCGTTGCCGGTGCCGGCAGGCGAACATGAAGAGGCAGTCATCGGCAGATAG